In Flavobacterium piscisymbiosum, the sequence ATGCGGAGTAATTGAATCTTTAAAAATAAAAAAACATGTTTAATAAATTTATACACAGGCCCGTTTTTGCAATTATAATTTCCATTGTAATTGTCTTTATAGGTTCGCTGGCCATCAAACAGCTTCCTATATCACAGTTTCCCCAGATTGCGCCAACAACAGTAAACATTTTTATAGCCTATCCGGGAGCCAGTGCAGATGTACTGGTAAAATCAACATTGATTACCCTGGAGAATTCCCTTAATGGGGTACAGGGGGTTCGCTATATGGCCACTGATGCGACAAGCGCCGGGGAAGCAACGCTCAGGATCATATTCGAGCCGGGAACAGATCCCAATCAGGCTGTTATAAGGGTCAAAACCAGGGTAGACCAGGTAATGCCGCTGCTGCCTGAATTGGTCCAGCGTGAAGGTGTTGTGATTACGCCTATTCAGCCCAGCATGCTGATGTATGTCAATTTGTATTCGAAAAGCAAAAGTATGGATGAAAAATTCCTCTATAATTATGCTGACGTAAAAATGATACCAGAGATCTCAAGGGTAAAAGGGGTCGCAAGATCACAAATTTTAGGTAGCCGTAAATATGCCATGCGTGTCTGGCTGAATCCCGACAGGATGAGGGCTTATAAAATCTCTGTAGAAGAAGTCATGGAGGCTCTCCAGGAGCAGAGTATTATTGGACGTCCGGGACGATTAGGGCAAAGTTCGGGTATTTCAGCACAGTCTTTAGAGTATGTTTTAACCTATAAAGGGAGATATAATGAACCTAAACAGTATGAAAATATTGTTATACGTGCCAATGCAGAGGGACAGAGTATTCATTTAAAGGATATAGCAAAAGTGGAGCTTGGCAGTGAATTTTTTGATATATATTCCAATTTAGACGGGCACCCTTCTGCGGCAATTGTACTGAAACAAAACTACGGCAGTAATGCAAGTGATGTAATCAATGATGTAAAAGCAAAATTGGAGGAAATGAAAGCTAGTTTTCCCCCGGGGATGGATTATAAAATCAGCTATGATGTATCAAGCTTCCTTGATGCTTCGATCGATCAGGTAATGCATACACTTCGGGATGCATTTATTTTGGTTGCTTTGGTCGTATTTGTCTTTTTAGGAGACTGGCGTTCCACTCTGATTCCTATTATTGCTGTGCCGGTTTCTCTGGTGGGTGCCTTTTTTGTTATTCAGCTCTTTGGAATGTCGATAAACCTGGTTACCTTATTCTCATTGGTATTAGCTATTGGTATTGTGGTCGATAACGCTATTGTGGTTGTAGAGGCCGTCCACGCCAAGTTTGAGGAATTTCCTCATATTACCCCTTATCATGCGGTAAAATTGGTGCTTGGAGAAATTGGTGGTGCTGTTATAGCCATTACTGCCGTTATGGTAGCGGTGTTTATTCCTATTGCCTTTATGACCGGACCGGTAGGTACTTTCTACAGACAGTTTTCGGTAACTATGTCAAGTTCTATTATTATTTCGGCTCTAGTAGCACTTACACTTACGCCGGTTTTATGTGCTATTTTATTGAAAAACAATCACGGGAAACCAAAGAAAGGAAATGTATTGACCAAAGCCTTGGATGGTTTTAACAGATGGTTTGACCGTCTGACTGGCCGATATGTAGCGGTTTTAAAATCTATTGTAAGCAGGAGATGGCTGACTTTTTTCATTCTAATTGGATTCTGTGGAGCTATATTTGTTGAGAACCAGGTGCTGCCTTCAGGATTTATTCCAAGTGAAGATCAGGGAACTATTTATGGAATTATTCAGACACCACCGGGATCAACTCTGGAAACCACCAATGAAGTGGCGCACAGGCTTCAGAAAATCTGTGAAGATGTAGAAGGAGTGGAGTCAGTTTCGTCTTTGGCAGGCTATGAAATTATGACCGAAGGAAGGGGATCCAATGCCGGAACCTGCCTGATTAATTTGAAATCATGGTCAGACAGAAAGCATACCGTAAAGGAAATTATGCAGGAATTGGAGGAAAAATCCAGGGGCCTTGGGGCAGTGGTTGAATTTTTTGAACCGCCGGCGATTCCGGGTTTTGGTTCTTCGGGAGGTTTCTCCATGCGTCTGCTCGATAAAACAACAGGCACCAATTATCAGGAGTTTGACAAAATCAATAAAAATTTTATGGCAGAGCTTGGAAAACGTAAAGAACTCTCTGGATTATTTACGTTTTTTGCCGCCAATTATCCGCAATACGAACTCGAATTTAATAATGACCTGGCCATGCAGAAAGGCGTTTCCATCGGAAAAGCAATGGAGAACCTAAACATTATGATAGGCAGTACTTATGAGCAGGGATTCATAAAGTTTGGACGTTTTTTCAAGGTATATGTGCAGTCGGATCCAAAGTTCAGAAGGCTTCCCTCGGATGTTTTAAATCTTTTCGTAAAGAACGACCACGGAGAAATGGTTCCGTACTCTGCCTTTATGAAACTTAAAAAAACGCAGGGTCCCAATGAAGTTACCCGCTATAATATGTATAATTCTGCGGCAATCCAGGGACAGCCGGCCAGGGGATATACGACCGCTGATGCGATCAAGGCCGTCCGGGAAGTATCGGCCAAAACGCTTCCAAAAGGATATGACATTGCCTGGGAAGGGCTCTCGTATGACGAGGCCGCAAGGGGAAATGAATCACTGTATATCTTTCTGGTAGTGCTGGCTTTTGTTTATTTTGTGCTGGCGGCGCAATACGAGAGCTTTATTATTCCCTTATCTGTGATTTTGTCCATACCGATCGGGCTTTTGGGCTCTTTTGTAATACTGCAGATGATGGGCTTGCAGAATGATATTTACGCCCAGATCGGACTTATTATGCTGGTGGGATTACTGGGGAAAAATGCAGTGCTTATCGTTGAATTTGCGGTGCTCAAACATCAGCAGGGCGCTACAATTTTAGAAGCGGCTATTGAAGGGGCCAGGGTGCGTTTCAGGCCTATTTTAATGACTTCCTTTGCTTTTATTGCCGGACTGATCCCTTTGATTTTTGCTTCGGGGGCAGGTGCTATCGGTAACCGTACCATTGGGGGATCTGCTCTTGGAGGAATGCTTTTTGGAACCATTTTCGGGGTAATCATAGTTCCGGGACTGTACTATATTTTTGGTTCATTGGCCCAGGGAAGAAAATTAATTAAAGGAGAAGAAGAAAGTTCATTGTCAGATGATTTTATGCATCACGTACATGATTTTTCAGCAAACGATCAAACGCTTGAAAATGAAGAATAATAAAAAAATAAAATACGCAGGTTTATCCTGCGTATTGATGTGCGTAGTTGGATGTAAAACTCCTTCTGTTGTACAAAAAGACGAAAATAAGACCGTTCCTGCGGTTTATGCAAATGCTTCTGCAGATACCGCCAATACAGGAAAAGTACAATGGAGAAGTTATTTTAAAGATGAGAATTTAAAAAATCTTATAGAGATTGCATTACAGAACAATCAGGAGCTGAACATTACTTTGCAGGAAATACAGGTTGCCCGAAGTGAAGTCAGGGCAAGAAAAGGGGAATATCTGCCTTTTCTGGGATTTAATGCAGGAGCCAGCCTTGATAAATCAGGCCGCTATACCAGTACGGGTTCCGGTGAGGCAACTACTGAAATCAGGCCTGGTAAAGAAACGCCTGATCCTCTGCCTAATTACGGATTTGGACTCTCGGCATCCTGGGAAATTGATATCTGGAACAAACTTCATAATGCCAAAAAAGCAGCTTTGAACCGTTACCTGGCGTCGGTAGAAGGGAAAAACTTTGTGGTTACTAACCTGATAGCTGAAATTGCAAACTCTTACTATGAACTGTTGGCCCTGGACAATCAATTGAAAATAGTGAATCAAAATATTGATATCCAGTCCAACGCCTTAAAAATTGTAAAAATACAAAAAGAAGCCGCCAGGGTCAATGAGCTTGCTGTGCGCCGTTTTGAGGCGCAGGTCTTCAATACGCAGAGCCTGCAGTTTGAGATACAGCAGGACATATATGAAACGGAAAATAAAATCAATTTCCTTTTAGGGCGTTTCCCCCAGACAATAGCCAGGGACGATAATAGTTTTAATACCATGATTCCCCCTGCTGTTCAAGCCGGCGTTCCCGCCCAATTACTGGAAAACCGTCCTGACATTAAAAAGGCCGAGATGGATCTGATAGCTGCCAGACTAGACATAAAAGCAGCCAAAGCAAAGTTTTACCCTTCTTTGGGAATTTCCGCAGGTATTGGGTACGAGGCTTTCAATACAAAATATTTATTAACCTCTCCGGAGTCTTTAATGTATTCTTTGGCTGGAGATCTGCTAGCTCCCTTAATAAACAGGAATGCGATCAAGGCCAGTTATATGACTGCCAATGCCAAGCAGATTCAGGCTGTTTATAATTACGAGCGTACTTTGGTAAATGCATATATCGAGGTGGCCAACCAGCTCTCTAAAATTAAAAACACGGCACAGAGCTATGATCTGAAATCCAAACAGGTGCAGGCACTCAATGAATCCATAAAGATTTCCAGTGATTTATTTAGTTCTGCAAGGGCGGATTATATCGAAGTGCTTCTTACGCAAAAAGATGCATTGGAATCTAAATTCGAACTTATCGAGACCAAAAAACAGCAGATGAATGCTTTTGTCAATATTTACAGGGCATTGGGTGGCGGATGGAATTAATTGTTTTTCTTTTTATTATTAGTAGTAGGAAAAGGCTGCCTTATGGCAGCCTTTCTTATAGGGAGCATCATGATCGAACTAGCGTTATAGAGGTTATTAAGAAGATATTGTTTATCTATGGTATACAGCTGCAATGTATGATTATATATGAATACTTCATACGATATTGGATTGCTTTAAAGGTAGTGTTACTGTAAATTCTGCCCCATTATCTTTTTCTCCCCCCGCAGTTATAATGCCATGGTGCCTTTCTGCTATTTTTCTGCACAGTGCAAGGCCAAGCCCGTTTCCTTCATACTGGTCTTTGGAATTCAATCTTTCAAAGGCGCCAAATATCCTCTCGGCGAAAACAGGATCAAGCCCGATTCCATTATCTTTGATTTTGACCTCAACAGCCTGCTGTCCATCAATAGCGACCAAAGTGCAGGTGATGACAACCCTTGGAGGCTGATCTGCCTTGGAGAATTTCAGTGCATTTTGCAGCAGGTTATAAAATAGCTGGGTGATCAGAATTGGAGCTCCTTCTATTTCAGGGAGATCACATGCATTGAATATGGCCCCTTTTTCTTTTATGATCAATTCTAGGTCTGTCCGGATGTGTTCAATAACCTCATTAAGGTCAATTTTTTCAATTGGCTGTTTGGTTTTGTTGATGGTGGAATAGGCAAGGATGCCCTCTATGATATTATTCATTCTAACGGCAGACTGGTCTATTTTGCTGATGTATTTTTTGCAGTTCTCATTAAAAACGCTGTCTTTTTCATTTTTTAAAAGGGTATTGAAAATTTTAATTTTTCGTACCGGCTCCCTCAGGTCATGGCTTACGACATTGGCAAAATGAAGCAGATCATCATTGGAGCGTTTTAGTTCCTCGGTACTGGAGGCAACCTGCCTTTTCAGTTCATCCTCAAATTCCCGCTGTTCGTTAATGTCCTGAATGATGCCAATGATGGTAATTGGCTTTTTGTTTTTGTCCTTGATAATCTTGCCGGTAATTTTAGCCCATTTAACAGATTGGTCAAGGTTTATGATCCTGGTTTCATACGATATTTTTTCTGTAATTTCCGCTTCCTGCAGCGCTTTTTCCCGAACTGCTAAATCCTCAGGATGCAGTCTGGCAATCAGTTCCTCATCCGATATATCCTTATCAATGGACCAAATTGAATTAAATTTTCCGCAGGTCTTGATTTCCCTTGAGGCAAGGTCGATTTCATAAGTGCCCATATCTGAAGCTTCAATTGCCATGCGCAGTCTTTCGTCCGAATTTTGTATCTGCTGTTGGGCCAGATGTAAATCGGTTATGTCTGTACCGGTGTTCATAACTGCGTAAATAGTCCCGTCCGGATCCATCAGAGGTATAAAACTATAATTAAAGTAATGGGTTTTTGTTACTCCCTCTATAACCAGGTCCACTTCTTTATTGAGTGCATGAAAGGGAATTCCAGTTTGAAGAACATTTTTGGCCTGCTGGAAAAATTCATATTTTTTCACCTCAGGAAGTACATCGAGATAATTTTTCCCGATTACCTGATCGCCTTTGCCCCATGTTTTAATCATCGCGGTATTGGCTAGTTCAATTTTAAGCTGATCTCCTAAGTACACTGCAATGGGAAGGGGGGCACTTTCCACTATATCATTTAAAAGCTTCATATTACGGTACATAGTGATTGGATTTAGTTGTGTTGCTAAGCTATTGGTTTTTAAGGGGGTGTATTTATACTAATTTGCTAAAGGGTTTCATAATTGGAATGCCTGCAGAGCGCTTGCAAATGTGCATATTAAGATGACGGTTCAGCACTAAATTACATAAAATTACTTTATTTGTTTATGGTTTTCTTTAAAAAGTTAAACAAAAAATAGTGGATTGAAAAAATACTATATCTTTCAAAATTTATGGTTTCGAGTCTGCATGCTTAGAAATGAAAATACTTAGTGTGGGATTATCAGCAATAAGGCTCTCTGAGCTGCCGATCATCTGCATAATAAATCCCGGCATATTTTTGCCGGATATTATTTGGCTCATAAGCAATTTAAATTCCATCCGCAGAGCCGGGATATAAATGTGATTTTGGGCCTTGGTTCAGGTTTGCGGTTTGTTAAAAAAATATTTTAATCTTCAGGGACCAGAAATAATTCTGCATGGTTTTATAACCTGCTGAAGGCGGCCCGGTAATTAAAAATCTTGCAGGGCACTGCCATGTTTTATGAACTGCCGATATCCGTTTCAGTGCATGGTTCTCATTTAAAGAAAAACGGCAGAGAAATCAAAGAGCTAGAAAAGCTGGTATAGGTGAAGGTAAGTACAGCGTTTGATCTGATAAATTGTAGTTATGCCGTAAAGCAGACTGCTTTCATAAATTATAAAACGCAGAAGATTTAAATAGTAAGGGGTTATAAAGATGCTGCTTTCAGCGGCAGTAGCGCGGGCCCTTACCTTATTTTTTATTTTATAATGAATATCCCGCTTTTTCCAGAGATATGCATCATAGAAAACGGCCTGTGCATTTTTGGATGCACAATAAGGAATACTCTGCACCATTTTATCAACTGCTTGTGCAGCTGAATATTTATAAGTTCCTGCATTGGAAGTGAGAGAAAAAAGAACCAATAAAGTACCAAGTAAGATCTTAAAGTGTTTCATCTGCTTATATAATGTATTCTTTCTAATACCGGTTTGCAAGGCTGGTGCTGGGCAGTGGATCAAATATAGCAAATAGAGCGTCAAATAACAAGGCTTATGTTATGAAAGCCAATTTTTTAGTACCGTCAGAGAATTTATTTTAAGTTAATTTTTTAATAAGAGGTATCTGACTGTATATTAAAAATGTCAAGCAAGCGCTTTGGAAAATTAGATTAAATTGCTCTTAATTATTCAAATATCATAGATTTTAGTCTGTTACGATAAGATTCCAAAACATCAGATTTGGTAATAAAACCATAATACTTTCCATTTTTCAGTACCGGCAGGAATACCTTGTTGCTTTTTTCAAATTTATTCATCACAGTTTCCATACTGTCAAATAAGTGAACAGTCTGCACGGGCTGTACCA encodes:
- a CDS encoding PAS domain-containing sensor histidine kinase, with the protein product MYRNMKLLNDIVESAPLPIAVYLGDQLKIELANTAMIKTWGKGDQVIGKNYLDVLPEVKKYEFFQQAKNVLQTGIPFHALNKEVDLVIEGVTKTHYFNYSFIPLMDPDGTIYAVMNTGTDITDLHLAQQQIQNSDERLRMAIEASDMGTYEIDLASREIKTCGKFNSIWSIDKDISDEELIARLHPEDLAVREKALQEAEITEKISYETRIINLDQSVKWAKITGKIIKDKNKKPITIIGIIQDINEQREFEDELKRQVASSTEELKRSNDDLLHFANVVSHDLREPVRKIKIFNTLLKNEKDSVFNENCKKYISKIDQSAVRMNNIIEGILAYSTINKTKQPIEKIDLNEVIEHIRTDLELIIKEKGAIFNACDLPEIEGAPILITQLFYNLLQNALKFSKADQPPRVVITCTLVAIDGQQAVEVKIKDNGIGLDPVFAERIFGAFERLNSKDQYEGNGLGLALCRKIAERHHGIITAGGEKDNGAEFTVTLPLKQSNIV
- a CDS encoding TolC family protein, whose amino-acid sequence is MKNNKKIKYAGLSCVLMCVVGCKTPSVVQKDENKTVPAVYANASADTANTGKVQWRSYFKDENLKNLIEIALQNNQELNITLQEIQVARSEVRARKGEYLPFLGFNAGASLDKSGRYTSTGSGEATTEIRPGKETPDPLPNYGFGLSASWEIDIWNKLHNAKKAALNRYLASVEGKNFVVTNLIAEIANSYYELLALDNQLKIVNQNIDIQSNALKIVKIQKEAARVNELAVRRFEAQVFNTQSLQFEIQQDIYETENKINFLLGRFPQTIARDDNSFNTMIPPAVQAGVPAQLLENRPDIKKAEMDLIAARLDIKAAKAKFYPSLGISAGIGYEAFNTKYLLTSPESLMYSLAGDLLAPLINRNAIKASYMTANAKQIQAVYNYERTLVNAYIEVANQLSKIKNTAQSYDLKSKQVQALNESIKISSDLFSSARADYIEVLLTQKDALESKFELIETKKQQMNAFVNIYRALGGGWN
- a CDS encoding efflux RND transporter permease subunit — encoded protein: MFNKFIHRPVFAIIISIVIVFIGSLAIKQLPISQFPQIAPTTVNIFIAYPGASADVLVKSTLITLENSLNGVQGVRYMATDATSAGEATLRIIFEPGTDPNQAVIRVKTRVDQVMPLLPELVQREGVVITPIQPSMLMYVNLYSKSKSMDEKFLYNYADVKMIPEISRVKGVARSQILGSRKYAMRVWLNPDRMRAYKISVEEVMEALQEQSIIGRPGRLGQSSGISAQSLEYVLTYKGRYNEPKQYENIVIRANAEGQSIHLKDIAKVELGSEFFDIYSNLDGHPSAAIVLKQNYGSNASDVINDVKAKLEEMKASFPPGMDYKISYDVSSFLDASIDQVMHTLRDAFILVALVVFVFLGDWRSTLIPIIAVPVSLVGAFFVIQLFGMSINLVTLFSLVLAIGIVVDNAIVVVEAVHAKFEEFPHITPYHAVKLVLGEIGGAVIAITAVMVAVFIPIAFMTGPVGTFYRQFSVTMSSSIIISALVALTLTPVLCAILLKNNHGKPKKGNVLTKALDGFNRWFDRLTGRYVAVLKSIVSRRWLTFFILIGFCGAIFVENQVLPSGFIPSEDQGTIYGIIQTPPGSTLETTNEVAHRLQKICEDVEGVESVSSLAGYEIMTEGRGSNAGTCLINLKSWSDRKHTVKEIMQELEEKSRGLGAVVEFFEPPAIPGFGSSGGFSMRLLDKTTGTNYQEFDKINKNFMAELGKRKELSGLFTFFAANYPQYELEFNNDLAMQKGVSIGKAMENLNIMIGSTYEQGFIKFGRFFKVYVQSDPKFRRLPSDVLNLFVKNDHGEMVPYSAFMKLKKTQGPNEVTRYNMYNSAAIQGQPARGYTTADAIKAVREVSAKTLPKGYDIAWEGLSYDEAARGNESLYIFLVVLAFVYFVLAAQYESFIIPLSVILSIPIGLLGSFVILQMMGLQNDIYAQIGLIMLVGLLGKNAVLIVEFAVLKHQQGATILEAAIEGARVRFRPILMTSFAFIAGLIPLIFASGAGAIGNRTIGGSALGGMLFGTIFGVIIVPGLYYIFGSLAQGRKLIKGEEESSLSDDFMHHVHDFSANDQTLENEE